One Streptomyces sp. ML-6 genomic region harbors:
- a CDS encoding RidA family protein: MTEKIALTPSTHTTPPAKFSHGVKKGNILQVAGQVGFLPAVEGQAPTPAGPTLREQTLQTFANVKAILEEGGASWDDVMMMRVYLTDVDHFAEMNEIYNAYFAEQNLTQPPAARTTVYVGLPKGLLIEIDALAVLG; encoded by the coding sequence ATGACCGAGAAGATCGCCCTCACCCCGAGCACCCACACCACGCCCCCCGCGAAGTTCTCGCACGGGGTGAAGAAGGGGAACATCCTCCAGGTCGCCGGCCAGGTCGGCTTCCTGCCCGCCGTCGAGGGCCAGGCCCCGACCCCCGCCGGCCCGACCCTGCGCGAGCAGACCCTCCAGACCTTCGCCAACGTCAAGGCGATCCTGGAGGAGGGCGGCGCGAGCTGGGACGACGTGATGATGATGCGCGTCTACCTCACGGACGTGGACCACTTCGCCGAGATGAACGAGATCTACAACGCCTACTTCGCCGAGCAGAACCTGACGCAGCCCCCGGCCGCCCGCACGACGGTCTACGTCGGCCTCCCCAAGGGCCTGCTCATCGAGATCGACGCCCTCGCGGTCCTCGGCTGA
- a CDS encoding gluconate:H+ symporter, with translation MSLAASPQSAEAPPHTGGLLLLVDGTAGLLTVAALGIALLLFLIIKVRLQPFVALLAVSIAVGLGAGLSVTELFGTVQKSAAVSVIESGMGGILGHVAIIIGLGTMLGAILEVSGGAEVLSARLLNLFGEKRAPLAMGLTGLIFGIPVFFDVGIFVLAPIVYAAAKRSGKSILLYAMPLLAGLSMTHAFLPPHPGPVAAAGLFEVSLGWVILMGAVVGIPSVLAAWGYAAWIGKRIFVAVPQDMVEAAEEAKAAVAAEQREAGVTPREEPVALATVLTIIGTPLVLILAATFSSIALDPSTPRSVIEFFGNPFVALTIALLLAYYLLGIRRGWSRKSLETVSTSSLKPVGNILLVVGAGGVFGAVLKGSGIANALADTFNDVGLPVILLAWLISVVLRVAQGSATVAIVTTAGIVVPLVEGQDLSQAHLALIIMAISAGSIFASHVNDGGFWMVSKYFGISERDTLKSWTVLETVLSVAGFVVAALLSLVI, from the coding sequence ATGTCGCTCGCCGCTTCCCCGCAATCGGCCGAGGCGCCACCCCACACCGGTGGTCTCCTCCTGCTCGTCGACGGCACCGCCGGTCTGCTGACCGTCGCCGCCCTCGGCATCGCGCTCCTCCTCTTCCTGATCATCAAGGTCAGGCTGCAGCCGTTCGTCGCGCTGCTCGCCGTCTCCATAGCCGTCGGCCTCGGCGCCGGTCTCTCCGTCACGGAACTCTTCGGCACGGTCCAGAAGTCCGCCGCCGTCTCCGTCATCGAATCCGGCATGGGCGGCATCCTCGGCCACGTCGCCATCATCATCGGCCTCGGCACGATGCTCGGCGCGATCCTGGAGGTCTCCGGCGGGGCCGAGGTGCTGAGCGCCCGCCTGCTGAACCTCTTCGGCGAGAAGCGGGCCCCGCTCGCCATGGGTCTGACCGGCCTCATCTTCGGCATCCCGGTCTTCTTCGACGTCGGCATCTTCGTCCTCGCGCCGATCGTGTACGCCGCCGCGAAGCGCTCCGGAAAGTCGATCCTGCTCTACGCGATGCCGCTGCTGGCGGGCCTCTCCATGACCCACGCCTTCCTGCCGCCGCACCCCGGCCCGGTCGCCGCCGCCGGACTCTTCGAGGTCTCCCTCGGCTGGGTCATCCTGATGGGCGCCGTCGTCGGCATCCCGTCCGTCCTCGCCGCCTGGGGCTACGCCGCCTGGATCGGGAAGCGGATCTTCGTCGCGGTCCCGCAGGACATGGTCGAGGCCGCCGAGGAGGCGAAGGCCGCGGTCGCCGCCGAACAGCGGGAGGCCGGGGTCACCCCGCGCGAGGAACCGGTCGCGCTCGCCACCGTGCTCACGATCATCGGCACCCCGCTGGTGCTGATCCTCGCCGCGACGTTCTCCTCCATCGCGCTGGACCCCTCCACCCCGCGCTCGGTCATCGAGTTCTTCGGCAACCCCTTCGTCGCCCTGACGATCGCGCTGCTGCTCGCCTACTACCTGCTCGGCATCCGGCGCGGCTGGTCCCGCAAGTCCCTGGAGACGGTGTCCACCTCCTCCCTCAAGCCGGTCGGCAACATCCTGCTGGTCGTCGGCGCGGGCGGGGTCTTCGGCGCCGTCCTCAAGGGCAGCGGCATCGCGAACGCGCTCGCGGACACCTTCAACGACGTCGGTCTGCCCGTCATCCTGCTCGCCTGGCTGATCTCCGTGGTGCTGCGCGTCGCCCAGGGCTCGGCGACGGTCGCCATCGTCACCACCGCCGGCATCGTCGTCCCCCTGGTCGAGGGACAGGACCTGTCGCAGGCCCACCTGGCGCTGATCATCATGGCGATCTCGGCCGGCTCGATCTTCGCCTCGCACGTCAACGACGGCGGCTTCTGGATGGTGTCGAAGTACTTCGGCATCTCCGAACGCGACACCCTGAAGTCCTGGACGGTCCTGGAGACGGTCCTGTCGGTCGCGGGCTTCGTGGTGGCGGCGCTGCTGAGCCTGGTGATCTAG
- a CDS encoding alanine racemase, giving the protein MGVAHDATTTSIEEAPLAADRSVAGLSDEPVDHRFKALPPDAEGLTVGALAAERRDLFTGGFTTPVLALSAESVEHNLDLLETYAERHGLAFAPHGKTSMSPQLFARQLERGAWGITAAVPHQARVYRAYGIRRIFLANELVDAAALRWLAGELDADPEFRFVCYVDSVRGVELMDEALRAAGATRPVDVVVELGAGEGARTGARTEAECAAVADAVAATGTLRLVGVAGYEGEVPDASGERVRQWLHRLVALTVEFDRAGRFAAATEAGGEIVISAGGSAWFDAVADVFAQVPELSAPVLKLLRSGAYVSHDDGHYRHLTPFNRVPEEGALRPAFRLWAQVVSRPSPEQAFLNAGKRDAAYDLDLPEAQVVRSGRDGTVRPATGVTVSGLSDQHTWVRTGPEAELEVGDWVGMGLSHPCTSFDKWQLIPLVAEDGTVVDFVRTFF; this is encoded by the coding sequence ATGGGTGTTGCACATGATGCAACGACTACTTCGATCGAGGAGGCCCCCTTGGCCGCCGACCGTTCCGTGGCCGGACTCTCCGACGAGCCGGTCGACCACCGCTTCAAGGCGCTTCCGCCCGACGCGGAGGGCCTGACCGTGGGCGCCCTCGCCGCCGAGCGGCGCGACCTCTTCACGGGGGGCTTCACCACCCCGGTGCTCGCCCTGTCCGCCGAGTCCGTCGAGCACAACCTCGACCTCCTGGAGACGTACGCGGAACGCCACGGGCTCGCCTTCGCCCCGCACGGCAAGACCTCCATGTCCCCGCAGCTCTTCGCCCGCCAGCTGGAGCGCGGCGCCTGGGGCATCACCGCGGCGGTGCCGCACCAGGCGCGGGTCTACCGGGCGTACGGGATCCGGCGGATCTTCCTCGCCAACGAACTGGTCGACGCGGCCGCCCTGCGCTGGCTGGCCGGCGAACTGGACGCCGATCCGGAGTTCCGCTTCGTCTGCTACGTGGACTCGGTGCGCGGCGTCGAGCTGATGGACGAGGCGCTGCGGGCCGCGGGCGCCACCCGTCCCGTCGACGTCGTCGTGGAGCTGGGCGCGGGCGAGGGGGCGCGCACCGGCGCCCGTACCGAGGCCGAGTGCGCGGCGGTCGCCGACGCGGTGGCCGCGACCGGGACGCTGCGGCTGGTGGGCGTGGCCGGTTACGAGGGCGAGGTGCCGGACGCGTCCGGCGAGCGGGTGCGCCAGTGGCTGCACCGGCTCGTCGCGCTGACCGTCGAATTCGACCGGGCGGGCCGGTTCGCGGCCGCGACGGAGGCCGGCGGGGAGATCGTGATCAGCGCGGGCGGCAGTGCGTGGTTCGACGCGGTGGCGGACGTGTTCGCGCAGGTCCCGGAGCTCTCCGCGCCGGTGCTGAAGCTGCTGCGCTCGGGTGCGTACGTCTCGCACGACGACGGCCACTACCGCCACCTCACCCCGTTCAACCGCGTCCCCGAGGAGGGGGCCCTGCGTCCCGCCTTCCGGCTGTGGGCGCAGGTGGTCTCCCGCCCCTCCCCCGAGCAGGCGTTCCTGAACGCGGGCAAGCGGGACGCGGCGTACGACCTCGACCTCCCCGAGGCACAGGTCGTGCGCTCCGGCCGCGACGGCACGGTCCGGCCCGCGACCGGCGTCACGGTCAGCGGACTGTCGGACCAGCACACCTGGGTGCGCACCGGGCCGGAGGCGGAGCTGGAGGTCGGCGACTGGGTGGGGATGGGGTTGTCCCACCCGTGCACGAGCTTCGACAAGTGGCAGCTGATTCCGCTGGTCGCCGAGGACGGGACGGTCGTCGACTTCGTCCGCACGTTCTTCTGA
- a CDS encoding D-aminoacylase, with amino-acid sequence MDLVIRNAHVVDGTGSPGRRADVAITEGRIAEIHPEGAPGPRPIARRVLDADGLALSPGFVDMHAHSDLALLRDPDHSAKAAQGVTLEVLGQDGLSYAPVDDRTLAEVRRSIAGWNGNGDDIDFDWRTVGEYLDRLDRGPDGRGIAVNAAYLIPQGTVRMYAMGWEDRPATGAELARMKELVARGMAEGAVGMSSGLTYTPGMYANDAELTELCRVVAEYDGYYCPHHRSYGASALEAYEEMVRLTRNAGCALHLAHATMNFGVNEGRAPELLALLDDALDGGADISLDTYPYTPGCTTLVAMLPSWAGEGGPDAVLARLADDATAERVRHHLEVVGSDGCHGVPIEWDTIEISGVGAPALADHVGRTVAESARLRGEAPWTTARRLLVEDRLGSTILQHVGHEENVRQIMRHRVHTGGSDGILQGDKPHPRAYGTFPQYLGRYVRELGILTLEECVAHLTSRPAKRLRLTDRGYVREGYRADLVLFDPATVAAGSTFEEPRTLPVGIPHVLIDGRFVIEDGHRTQVLAGRAVRGAGRTRNTP; translated from the coding sequence ATGGACCTCGTCATCCGCAACGCCCACGTCGTCGACGGCACCGGCAGCCCCGGCCGCCGGGCCGACGTGGCCATCACCGAGGGCCGGATCGCCGAGATCCACCCCGAGGGCGCCCCCGGCCCGCGCCCCATCGCCCGCCGCGTCCTCGACGCCGACGGGCTCGCGCTCTCCCCCGGCTTCGTCGACATGCACGCGCACAGCGACCTCGCCCTGCTCCGCGACCCGGACCACAGTGCGAAGGCCGCGCAGGGCGTCACCCTCGAAGTCCTCGGCCAGGACGGGCTGTCGTACGCGCCGGTCGACGACCGGACGCTCGCCGAGGTCCGGCGCTCCATCGCCGGCTGGAACGGCAACGGCGACGACATCGACTTCGACTGGCGCACGGTCGGCGAGTACCTCGACCGGCTGGACCGCGGCCCCGACGGCCGGGGCATCGCGGTCAACGCCGCCTACCTGATCCCGCAGGGCACCGTCCGGATGTACGCGATGGGCTGGGAGGACCGCCCCGCCACCGGCGCCGAACTGGCCCGGATGAAGGAACTCGTCGCCCGGGGCATGGCGGAGGGCGCGGTCGGCATGTCCTCCGGGCTCACGTACACCCCCGGCATGTACGCGAACGACGCCGAACTCACCGAACTGTGCCGGGTGGTGGCCGAGTACGACGGCTACTACTGCCCGCACCACCGCTCGTACGGGGCGAGCGCGCTCGAGGCGTACGAGGAGATGGTGCGACTCACCCGGAACGCGGGCTGCGCCCTCCATCTCGCCCACGCCACCATGAACTTCGGGGTGAACGAGGGCCGGGCGCCCGAACTGCTCGCCCTGCTCGACGACGCGCTCGACGGGGGCGCGGACATCTCCCTCGACACCTACCCGTACACCCCCGGCTGCACGACCCTCGTCGCGATGCTGCCGAGCTGGGCGGGCGAGGGCGGGCCGGACGCGGTGCTCGCCCGCCTCGCGGACGACGCGACGGCCGAACGCGTCCGGCACCACCTGGAGGTGGTGGGCTCGGACGGCTGCCACGGGGTGCCGATCGAGTGGGACACCATCGAGATCTCGGGCGTCGGCGCGCCCGCCCTCGCCGACCACGTCGGACGCACGGTCGCCGAGTCCGCCCGGCTGCGCGGCGAGGCGCCCTGGACGACCGCCCGCCGGCTGCTCGTCGAGGACCGGCTCGGCTCGACGATCCTCCAGCACGTGGGCCACGAGGAGAACGTGCGGCAGATCATGCGCCACCGGGTGCACACCGGCGGCAGCGACGGCATCCTCCAGGGCGACAAGCCGCACCCGCGCGCCTACGGCACGTTCCCGCAGTATCTCGGCCGGTACGTCAGGGAGTTGGGCATCCTCACCCTGGAGGAGTGCGTCGCCCACCTCACCTCGCGCCCGGCGAAGCGGCTGCGGCTGACCGACCGCGGGTACGTCCGCGAGGGCTACCGGGCCGACCTGGTGCTCTTCGACCCGGCGACGGTGGCGGCGGGCTCGACCTTCGAGGAGCCGCGCACCCTGCCGGTCGGCATCCCGCACGTGCTGATCGACGGCCGGTTCGTCATCGAGGACGGCCACCGCACCCAGGTCCTCGCGGGCCGGGCCGTACGGGGAGCGGGGCGCACCCGGAACACCCCGTGA
- a CDS encoding IclR family transcriptional regulator: MSQTVDRALSILPLLAQGPADLGQVAERLDVHKSTALRLLRTLHEHGLVYRQQDQRYRLGARLFALAQEAVENLDVREIAHPHLVELNENCGHTVHLAVYEEQEVLYIDKVESRYPVRMYSRIGKPVAITVAAVAKLLLADLPEPERRAVAEKLDYPMYTSRSTPNAGAFLKELAVVREQGWATDLGGHEESINCIGAPIRGADGRVVAAMSVSAPNVVVTAEELLTLLPLVRRTAETISREYSGTDNRPKKA, from the coding sequence ATGAGTCAGACCGTCGACCGGGCGCTGAGCATCCTGCCGCTGCTCGCCCAGGGACCCGCCGACCTCGGACAGGTCGCCGAGCGGCTCGACGTCCACAAGTCCACGGCGCTGCGCCTGCTCCGCACGCTCCACGAGCACGGACTCGTCTACCGCCAGCAGGACCAGCGCTACCGCCTCGGCGCCCGGCTCTTCGCCCTGGCGCAGGAGGCCGTCGAGAACCTCGACGTACGGGAGATCGCCCACCCCCACCTCGTCGAACTCAACGAGAACTGCGGGCACACCGTCCACCTCGCGGTGTACGAGGAGCAGGAGGTCCTCTACATCGACAAGGTCGAGAGCCGCTACCCGGTCCGGATGTACTCGCGGATCGGCAAGCCCGTCGCGATCACCGTCGCCGCCGTGGCGAAACTGCTGCTCGCCGACCTCCCCGAGCCCGAGCGGCGCGCCGTCGCCGAGAAGCTCGACTACCCCATGTACACGTCCCGTTCGACCCCGAACGCCGGTGCCTTCCTCAAGGAGCTCGCCGTCGTCCGCGAACAGGGCTGGGCCACCGACCTCGGCGGCCACGAGGAGTCCATCAACTGCATCGGCGCCCCCATCCGGGGAGCGGACGGGCGGGTCGTCGCAGCGATGTCGGTCTCCGCGCCCAATGTCGTCGTCACGGCCGAGGAACTCCTCACCCTGCTCCCCCTGGTGCGGCGCACCGCCGAAACCATCAGCCGGGAGTACTCCGGTACCGACAACCGACCCAAGAAAGCCTGA
- a CDS encoding serine protease, protein MKKPLVGALFAVLLLGAGVAPATAATAQETTSPSAVKEKARPAAVKEKARPKAVNFAGTVALSNCSGSVVRTPDSQPDDPALVLSNGHCMETGFPGPGEVVVDQPSSRSFTLLNASGSGVGTLRASKISYGTMTDTDISVYQLTRTYAQIESTYGIKALELNAAHPVEGTAITVVSGYWKRTYSCNIDGFVYRLKEGAWTWKDSVRYTSACRTIGGTSGSPVVDNATGKVVAVNNTGNENGLECADNNPCEVDENGDVTVREGINYAQQTYGLVPCIGAGNEFDLDRPGCELPKP, encoded by the coding sequence ATGAAAAAGCCTCTCGTCGGTGCGCTGTTCGCCGTTCTGCTCCTCGGAGCGGGTGTCGCTCCGGCGACCGCGGCCACCGCCCAAGAAACGACGTCGCCCAGCGCGGTCAAGGAGAAGGCCAGGCCCGCTGCGGTCAAGGAGAAGGCCAGGCCCAAGGCGGTCAACTTCGCCGGAACCGTGGCGCTGAGCAACTGTTCCGGCTCCGTCGTCCGCACCCCCGACTCCCAGCCCGACGATCCCGCGCTCGTGCTCTCCAACGGGCACTGCATGGAGACGGGATTCCCCGGGCCGGGCGAGGTCGTGGTCGACCAGCCGTCCAGCCGGAGCTTCACCCTGCTGAACGCCTCGGGCAGCGGCGTCGGCACCCTGCGCGCGAGCAAGATCTCGTACGGGACGATGACCGACACCGACATATCGGTGTACCAACTCACCCGCACCTACGCCCAGATCGAGAGCACCTACGGCATCAAGGCGCTGGAGCTCAACGCCGCGCACCCGGTCGAGGGCACCGCGATCACGGTCGTGTCCGGCTACTGGAAGCGCACGTACTCCTGCAACATCGACGGCTTCGTCTACCGCCTCAAGGAGGGGGCGTGGACCTGGAAGGACTCGGTCCGCTACACCTCCGCCTGCCGGACCATCGGCGGTACGTCCGGCTCCCCGGTGGTCGACAACGCGACCGGCAAGGTCGTCGCCGTCAACAACACCGGCAACGAGAACGGCCTGGAGTGCGCGGACAACAACCCGTGCGAGGTCGACGAGAACGGCGACGTGACTGTGCGCGAGGGCATCAACTACGCCCAGCAGACCTACGGTCTCGTGCCGTGCATCGGCGCCGGCAACGAGTTCGACCTCGACCGGCCGGGATGCGAACTGCCCAAGCCGTGA
- a CDS encoding AraC family transcriptional regulator has protein sequence MLDKLNQAMEHIEGRLDRRIEVTELARIAMTSEYHFRRMFSALAGMPLSEYVRRRRLTLAGAEVLAGERTLLEIAVRYGYSSGEAFARAFRAMHGVGPGEARRVGAALRSQPRMSFRLVVEGSSSMEYRIVTKGEFRVVGRKARVPLVHEGVNWAIAEFVRGIGKEAVARIAALSDQQPEGIVQVSDNLAEGRAEGTEFDYYHAVVTGANAPDDLDVLVVAAGTWAVFENSGPFPEALQYLWRDVFTQWFPSNPYRSRPGPEILRTRPSPDGARAEAELWIPVEPTAS, from the coding sequence GTGCTGGACAAGCTGAACCAGGCCATGGAGCACATCGAGGGCCGTCTCGACCGGCGGATCGAGGTGACCGAGCTGGCACGGATCGCCATGACGTCGGAGTACCACTTCCGGCGGATGTTCTCCGCGCTGGCCGGGATGCCGCTGTCGGAGTACGTCCGGCGCAGGCGGCTGACGCTCGCGGGGGCCGAGGTGCTCGCGGGGGAGCGGACGCTGCTGGAGATCGCCGTCCGGTACGGCTACTCCTCGGGGGAGGCGTTCGCGCGGGCGTTCCGGGCCATGCACGGCGTCGGTCCGGGCGAGGCCCGGCGGGTCGGTGCGGCACTGCGCTCGCAGCCCCGGATGTCCTTCCGCCTCGTGGTCGAAGGGAGCAGCAGCATGGAATACCGGATCGTGACGAAGGGCGAGTTCCGGGTGGTCGGCAGGAAGGCGCGGGTCCCCCTGGTGCACGAGGGCGTCAACTGGGCCATCGCCGAGTTCGTCCGGGGCATCGGCAAGGAGGCCGTGGCGCGCATCGCGGCACTGTCCGACCAGCAGCCGGAGGGCATCGTCCAGGTCAGCGACAATCTCGCGGAGGGCCGCGCGGAGGGGACCGAATTCGACTATTACCACGCCGTGGTGACCGGTGCGAACGCGCCGGACGACCTGGACGTGCTGGTGGTCGCGGCGGGCACCTGGGCCGTCTTCGAGAACTCCGGGCCCTTCCCGGAGGCGCTCCAGTACCTGTGGCGGGACGTGTTCACCCAGTGGTTCCCGTCCAATCCGTACCGGAGCCGGCCCGGTCCCGAGATCCTGCGCACCAGGCCCTCGCCCGACGGTGCGCGGGCCGAGGCGGAGCTGTGGATCCCGGTGGAGCCGACCGCCTCCTGA
- a CDS encoding sugar kinase, translating into MSGTPARTTDAATATEVVCLGESMVTFLPSQPGRLADVPSFGRGIGGAESNVACALAAAGHRAAWVSRVGADGFGDHLVEAITGYGVDTSAVRRDPARPTGIYFRTATDRAADVHEVAYYRAGSAASAMSPDNVPYEALLAGRVLHLSGITAALSADCLALLRDLTAPRPGRPLVSFDVNHRPGLWRDGAEPSVLLDLARGADLVFVGEDEAEEAWDVRGAEAIRAALPEPEVLVVKRGSEGATVFSRAAFSHAAGADSGTGADSRTEADSRTESGAGTDSRADAVTVVPALRVDVVAPVGAGDAFAAGFLSATLRGLPVRDRARHGHLMAAAVLTVPGDLTDPPARAHADALAALDDGAWGRLRLGPGWTGEDQEVRTT; encoded by the coding sequence GTGTCCGGAACCCCGGCCAGGACCACCGACGCCGCCACGGCCACCGAAGTCGTGTGCCTCGGCGAGTCCATGGTGACGTTCCTGCCGTCGCAGCCCGGACGCCTCGCCGACGTGCCCTCCTTCGGCCGCGGCATCGGGGGCGCCGAGTCCAACGTCGCCTGCGCGCTGGCCGCCGCCGGGCACCGGGCGGCCTGGGTGAGCCGGGTCGGCGCGGACGGCTTCGGGGACCACCTCGTCGAGGCGATCACCGGATACGGGGTGGACACCTCCGCCGTGCGGCGCGACCCGGCGCGGCCCACCGGGATCTACTTCCGCACGGCCACGGACCGGGCCGCCGACGTGCACGAGGTCGCCTACTACCGGGCCGGGTCCGCCGCCTCCGCGATGTCCCCGGACAACGTCCCGTACGAGGCGCTGCTCGCCGGCCGGGTCCTGCACCTGTCCGGCATCACGGCCGCGCTCTCCGCCGACTGCTTGGCCCTGCTGCGCGACCTGACCGCCCCCCGGCCCGGCCGCCCGCTCGTCTCCTTCGACGTCAACCACCGGCCGGGCCTGTGGCGGGACGGGGCGGAGCCGTCCGTCCTGCTCGACCTGGCGCGCGGCGCGGACCTCGTCTTCGTCGGCGAGGACGAGGCGGAGGAGGCGTGGGACGTGCGGGGCGCCGAGGCGATCCGCGCGGCCCTGCCGGAGCCGGAGGTGCTGGTCGTGAAGCGGGGGTCGGAGGGCGCCACGGTCTTCTCGCGCGCGGCCTTCTCGCATGCTGCGGGGGCCGATTCCGGTACCGGAGCCGACTCCCGTACCGAAGCCGATTCCCGTACCGAATCCGGCGCCGGCACCGACTCCCGGGCCGATGCCGTCACCGTCGTCCCCGCGCTCCGGGTCGACGTCGTCGCCCCCGTCGGCGCCGGTGACGCCTTCGCCGCCGGGTTCCTCTCCGCCACCCTCCGCGGCCTGCCGGTGCGCGACCGGGCCCGGCACGGCCACCTCATGGCCGCCGCCGTCCTCACCGTCCCCGGCGACCTCACCGATCCGCCCGCCCGTGCGCACGCCGACGCCCTTGCCGCCCTGGACGACGGGGCCTGGGGGAGACTTCGTCTCGGCCCCGGCTGGACGGGGGAGGACCAGGAGGTACGTACGACATGA
- a CDS encoding TetR/AcrR family transcriptional regulator, whose product MVVFAGQGDARRSMSLLWRAGRPEEQDRRPGPRPALSVDAIVAAAVAVADEKGMAALSMRAVGERLGRTAMALYTYVPGKDELLDLMYDAVHAELPTHYPDTGDWRAALTDWARDTLAFQLHHPWVLRVSQARPVLGPHEYAALDTLVRLLSGTGLDAAVVRRLAGTLSHFVRGCAGTVAEARQAAAATGEPDEEWWFARSALLGEVAPDFAERYPSLSAMERASAPPPPDPSSTDGMPHLEREARRTFEAGLDVLLDGIEAAVRRAGTP is encoded by the coding sequence GTGGTGGTCTTTGCCGGGCAGGGCGACGCCCGCCGGTCGATGTCCCTGCTGTGGCGCGCCGGCCGGCCGGAGGAGCAGGACCGGCGCCCCGGCCCCCGGCCCGCGCTGAGCGTGGACGCGATCGTGGCCGCCGCCGTCGCCGTCGCGGACGAGAAGGGGATGGCCGCGCTCTCGATGCGCGCGGTGGGCGAGCGGCTGGGGCGTACGGCGATGGCGCTCTACACCTACGTCCCCGGCAAGGACGAACTGCTGGACCTGATGTACGACGCCGTCCACGCCGAACTGCCCACCCACTACCCGGACACCGGCGACTGGCGCGCGGCGCTCACCGACTGGGCGCGGGACACCCTCGCGTTCCAGCTGCATCACCCCTGGGTGCTCCGGGTCTCCCAGGCCCGCCCGGTCCTCGGCCCGCACGAGTACGCGGCACTGGACACCCTGGTGCGCCTGCTGAGCGGGACCGGGCTCGACGCGGCCGTGGTGCGGCGGCTGGCCGGGACGCTGTCCCACTTCGTCCGGGGCTGCGCCGGGACGGTCGCCGAGGCGCGGCAGGCCGCGGCGGCGACGGGCGAGCCGGACGAGGAGTGGTGGTTCGCCCGCTCGGCGCTGCTGGGCGAGGTGGCGCCCGATTTCGCGGAGCGCTACCCGAGCCTGAGCGCGATGGAACGCGCGTCCGCCCCGCCGCCCCCGGACCCGTCGTCGACGGACGGCATGCCGCACCTGGAGCGCGAGGCGCGGAGGACGTTCGAGGCGGGGCTCGACGTCCTGCTGGACGGGATCGAGGCGGCGGTCCGCCGCGCCGGGACACCCTGA
- a CDS encoding siderophore-interacting protein, with translation MGQALAVSYVRVVGVERITPRTARVGFAGDALAGLMEDRPDQQMKLCFPREGQDVPRLPEPDADDAYGMRWYEAYLAIPEPERPLMRSFTVRGYDPGSGLMTVDFVLHGEEGPAARWGRRARPGDVLGMVGPSSAYARPLPAADWLLLAGDETALPAIGTILEALPAGARALVRVEVADEAEELPLDSPGDVSVRWVHRDRGGSLPHAVRDTPLPAGSGAAWLAGEASTVRALRRHLVEERGMGRGAVEFSGYWRRSLTQDDVPTEEDLAWARERTAE, from the coding sequence ATGGGGCAGGCGTTGGCGGTGTCGTACGTACGGGTCGTGGGCGTGGAGCGGATCACCCCGCGCACGGCGCGCGTCGGCTTCGCCGGGGACGCGCTGGCCGGGCTCATGGAGGACCGGCCGGACCAGCAGATGAAGCTCTGCTTCCCGCGGGAGGGGCAGGACGTCCCCCGGCTGCCGGAGCCGGACGCCGACGACGCGTACGGGATGCGCTGGTACGAGGCGTACCTGGCGATCCCGGAGCCCGAGCGCCCGCTGATGCGGAGCTTCACCGTCCGCGGGTACGACCCCGGCTCCGGCCTGATGACGGTCGATTTCGTGCTCCACGGCGAGGAGGGGCCGGCCGCCCGCTGGGGCCGGCGGGCCCGTCCCGGCGACGTGCTCGGCATGGTCGGCCCGTCGTCCGCGTACGCCCGTCCGCTGCCCGCCGCCGACTGGCTGCTGCTGGCCGGGGACGAGACGGCGCTGCCCGCGATCGGGACGATCCTGGAGGCCCTGCCGGCGGGGGCGCGGGCGCTGGTCCGGGTCGAGGTGGCCGACGAGGCGGAGGAACTGCCGCTCGACTCGCCCGGTGACGTGAGCGTCCGGTGGGTGCACCGGGACCGGGGCGGGTCGTTGCCGCACGCGGTGCGGGACACCCCGCTGCCCGCCGGGTCCGGGGCCGCGTGGCTGGCCGGCGAGGCGTCGACGGTCCGGGCCCTGCGCCGCCACCTGGTCGAGGAGCGCGGCATGGGCCGCGGGGCCGTGGAGTTCAGCGGCTACTGGCGCCGCAGCCTCACCCAGGACGACGTCCCGACCGAGGAGGACCTGGCCTGGGCGAGGGAGCGGACGGCGGAGTAG